A genomic region of Notamacropus eugenii isolate mMacEug1 chromosome 3, mMacEug1.pri_v2, whole genome shotgun sequence contains the following coding sequences:
- the HACD1 gene encoding very-long-chain (3R)-3-hydroxyacyl-CoA dehydratase 1 isoform X2: protein MASSEDEGGNGASSEAGEEKETVKKRRLGLLATFWLTFYNIAMTAGWLVLAVAMVRFYMEKGTHKGLYKSIQKTLKFFQTFALLEIVHCMIGIVPTSVLVTGVQVSSRIFMVWLITHSIKPIQNEDSVVLFLVAWTVTEITRYSFYTFNLLNHLPYFIKWARYNFFIILYPVGVVGELLTIYAALPYVKKTGMFSLRLPNKYNVSFDYYSFLLITMASYIPLFPQLYFHMLRQRRKVLHGEVIVEKDD, encoded by the exons ATGGCGTCCAGCGAGGACGAAGGCGGCAACGGGGCTTCCTCCGAAGCGGGCGAGGAGAAAGAGACGGTCAAGAAGAGGCGCCTGGGCTTACTGGCCACCTTCTGGCTCACGTTCTACAACATCGCCATGACAGCAGG GTGGCTGGTACTAGCTGTTGCCATGGTGCGATTTTATATGGAGAAAGGAACACACAAGGGTTTATACAAAAGTATTCAGAAGACACTCAAATTTTTCCAAACGTTTGCATTGCTGGAG ATAGTCCACTGTATGATTG gAATTGTACCTACATCTGTACTTGTGACTGGGGTCCAAGTGAGTTCAAGAATCTTTATGGTGTGGCTCATCACCCACAGTATAAAACCA ATCCAGAATGAGGACAGTGTGGTACTTTTTCTGGTGGCGTGGACTGTGACAGAGATTACTCGATATTCCTTCTACACATTCAATCTTCTGAATCATTTGCCATACTTCATTAAATGGGCCAG ATATAACTTTTTCATCATCTTATATCCTGTCGGAGTTGTTGGGGAGCTTCTCACCATTTATGCAGCCTTACCCTACGTAAAGAAGACGGGAATGTTTTCGCTGCGACTTCCTAACAAGTACAATGTCTCCTTTGACTACTATTCCTTCCTTCTGATAACTATGGCCTCCTACATACCAT TGTTTCCACAACTCTATTTTCACATGCTGCGGCAAAGGAGAAAGGTGCTTCATGGAGAGGTGATTGTGGAAAAAGATGATTAA
- the HACD1 gene encoding very-long-chain (3R)-3-hydroxyacyl-CoA dehydratase 1 isoform X1 translates to MASSEDEGGNGASSEAGEEKETVKKRRLGLLATFWLTFYNIAMTAGWLVLAVAMVRFYMEKGTHKGLYKSIQKTLKFFQTFALLEIVHCMIGIVPTSVLVTGVQVSSRIFMVWLITHSIKPIQNEDSVVLFLVAWTVTEITRYSFYTFNLLNHLPYFIKWARYNFFIILYPVGVVGELLTIYAALPYVKKTGMFSLRLPNKYNVSFDYYSFLLITMASYIPFISAMSKLPDPIWGFLGRRNGVDCHFLLQLNKKTEA, encoded by the exons ATGGCGTCCAGCGAGGACGAAGGCGGCAACGGGGCTTCCTCCGAAGCGGGCGAGGAGAAAGAGACGGTCAAGAAGAGGCGCCTGGGCTTACTGGCCACCTTCTGGCTCACGTTCTACAACATCGCCATGACAGCAGG GTGGCTGGTACTAGCTGTTGCCATGGTGCGATTTTATATGGAGAAAGGAACACACAAGGGTTTATACAAAAGTATTCAGAAGACACTCAAATTTTTCCAAACGTTTGCATTGCTGGAG ATAGTCCACTGTATGATTG gAATTGTACCTACATCTGTACTTGTGACTGGGGTCCAAGTGAGTTCAAGAATCTTTATGGTGTGGCTCATCACCCACAGTATAAAACCA ATCCAGAATGAGGACAGTGTGGTACTTTTTCTGGTGGCGTGGACTGTGACAGAGATTACTCGATATTCCTTCTACACATTCAATCTTCTGAATCATTTGCCATACTTCATTAAATGGGCCAG ATATAACTTTTTCATCATCTTATATCCTGTCGGAGTTGTTGGGGAGCTTCTCACCATTTATGCAGCCTTACCCTACGTAAAGAAGACGGGAATGTTTTCGCTGCGACTTCCTAACAAGTACAATGTCTCCTTTGACTACTATTCCTTCCTTCTGATAACTATGGCCTCCTACATACCAT tcatttcagctatGTCCAagcttcctgaccccatttggggttttcttggcagacgtaatggagtggattgccatttccttctccagctcaataaGAAAACCGAAGcatga